From the Acipenser ruthenus chromosome 5, fAciRut3.2 maternal haplotype, whole genome shotgun sequence genome, the window TTTAATCGATCAGTGCATACCTCCAGGATCAGGAGCATGAGGGTTTTAGAAACTGCCAAAGGAGAAATACTGAATGAATAAACAACTACTTCTTGCAAATGCTCACTGTAAATGCTTCCTGGAAATGGAGCTAGGCTTCTGGTGCTTCCCAAAATGTACTTGATTTCAAAGAATTAAGGCGCTGTGATTGAGAAAAGCACAAAACTTCCTCAAAAAGCAGGGCTGAGTAATTAAGCTCTGAACAGCTGTATTTCCTTTTCTCTAAATATATGTCACCCCTTAAATCTTAAAACATCTAGAATAAAACTCCTTCCTGTTGCTGCCTCTTGTGCCAGATCATTATGTTTGACCTTCTGATACACTGGCTCATAAATCAACTGGATCATTAATACTAAACTgtctaaatattattttattttacagcactttttctccccaatttagaatgtctaatTACAGTACGTTCTGTCATCATTCTCCACAGCAAtccaggagaactgaaggtcagtgacCACAGGCAAGGTAATCGCCTCGTCACACCCATGAGCTTGACAgtggacaaaggcgtctgcttGAGCTTGGCCAGAAGGGGGTGTTGTAGCGCAGTGAGGTGACTCAGAGTTTGCCTCTCTTAGCGTGAGGAAGTGCCAATTCCCAGCGAACATGAGCGAAGTTGCACAACCTGGACTTTATGACTCACCCAGCACTCCACATGCTTGTGTCTGTGGCAGGTGTGCCACTTTGTACTCTCCCATTTTgtcttctgctaaataaataaacctgtattGTTTAAACTGAGAAAACTGCAACGTTTGAGAGGGACAAAATTGGAGCTGCAATACTAAACCTGTATCTCTCCAGGGGTCTATTGAATCTTGATACTTTGTTATGTACAGTCAAAggctatgaagaaaaaaaacaggacatcAAGAACAAATGTTGAGGAGCGGTATTTTATTGGTTCATTGTTAAATTAATCAAGGTTATCACATTTCTATGAATGATTAAAGACACTGTTTTGACTTCAGTCATGAAAAGAGAAGAAAATTTACATTTTGTACCATTGTTAAAACAATGACTGGGTGGGATCCACGTTCATATTCTGAAATGGTCTTATAATCAAATTGTGTATGAGTTGAACGTAGTTTGCAGGAGGTGCTAAATACCAAGGTGACACCCAAATCAGGGCTGACAGTCATTGTGTTAATATTTCATGGCTGAACAGTGATTTGTTAACTTGGTTTAAATATGATACAAATATCTTAGTAATTTAATGGAAAAATGCATACATGTTATGAGCAGAAATTAAGACTGGCAAATATAAGAAAGCCAGCTGTAGGAAGGTTTGCTAGGTGGAtgcaaatatttaatttgttgattgtctagtgcagtggttctcaaactttttgagAACCTCggcggaccacacaataaacagtataggtcactgaaaaataagcacataaaaataaaatcactatattactaagaataaccgtagacGTACCTTGCTTTGTTTTAAATGCGATGTGTGGGCCTGTtcctgtgagcaaagttattttaaaattggagttttaaagaacggttgtagtttacttttcattaacatgaATTTACCGAGAGGGAAGAAAACCAactgttttacttttaaattgataattacagcagaaattgatttatgtgaattaataatccGTGAAGTTACAATGCATCCATGACGTACCAGCACAGTCAGGGCTACAAATCGCCatctataatctttatttatcaAACGGAATGcttggatgctgcacgctgattggttgttgaggattttttttttttttttttaccgtgtaGAATAGCACAATGCACGACAGTGCATTTTTGCCGAagcagttcaattaataaattatcaatacacaacatataaaactcgcaataaatatacacattgttgtgcgaggtcacagtttttaaaaatgagtgacattgcTTTCGTCACATTTGACCTTCTCGGAGGCGTGACAGTGTACAAGTGCatagaattacaagaagcaaaaaaaaaaaaaaaaatagcgagacACACAGATTTAACAACTTAATGTaatcgaagaaaacaaaaatgcttcggCAGCtggtggttttatttatttgatgaaACATGAAGACACGGTAATCGGTCTGCTGCGATAATGCTGTGCTTCAGTACGTAATTCTGCTGCTCAATCGCCCTCAattttgttatgttagcctctgtgctggtctcaatcgcttcgtaaacagtgctgacataaaccgcaatgATAGGCTGTTTGTGACAAAGCCAATACAATAATGTCaaacatgtatttgtgtattagcttctccaggtcagtGGTAGTAATGCATGGACAGTGaatttcattatcaacaaaaatacatgattggcatttttaaatgcttggtcactaacattGCTGGTTATGTCAGTTCTCTTTATGGAGcgattgtttttttaatattatccattttataagcgggataacactccagggcttgtgtgttgtgttgcattaacatacagccATATGTTAATGCAATACAACACACGCCTTCTCATgtgttactttacaagctgctgtgtggaGTGCACGTGagcaaaatactgtacatgaaaaCTCTAGTAATGAATAATTTTAGAAAAGCCAAAACTATATAAGACAGAAAgttagacattttttttaacttggagatattctccatgtatgcattgtCTTCCTGCATCTGTAGCTGcgtttttaaggtctcaaatttggggtttgtaatgggatctataaactatgctgctgcttcctttccgtaaattatgtaacctttccatggACCACCTGAAAGGTGGAATATATTTCTGGTATTCAGACTTTCttattggaatatatatatatatatatatattgtcaaaaaaacggccagagtgggttgcgtcagaccagacaggaattcaaacacagacagtggttgtgatgagctgagtgcaatggctgcactcagcgtttattaacaaataaaaggttttaaacggtacacaaaacacaggacacggcacttgtagccaaaataaaaagacagacaaaacggactaacactaaacaaacggtgcacggagagacaaacaaacacggtgagaacaaacactttacgtttacttttaatgattttaactctcctctctctctctctcacccgttctccactctcgaacacccaaaccccgagtgacagaaacgtgcatctatatatactgttgtgctgggattcaattactaattaattactcacttgaatcccagcacgtgaattcattacgtgaaaccccgtgttcacatattatatttcaaatgcacgtgcgtgatgtgcaatcccgtgcctaaatacaaatatacaatttaaacacacgtgaaacacagacccgtttacatcccgtgtaccaatctatacaccaacattaacacacgcacgcaacatacatacacagaacacacaaatgcacacaggggcggggcactttgccacatatacccccccttgtgcgcagcacacatggcctcaacggccacctccccccttaaatacccagcagtccaggccaaagtctcgggctgggaagggaggcttcagtgggcccatggctggaaatgctgtcagctcccctgccggtagtggcacggctgacagcatgctggtcccgtcctgcagcgaaaaagctgcgggggcaggtggtcccccgacctcccccttcttcgtagccggcagctccctcctgtggggctccggccacaagaactcctgcagcgaaactgctgctggggaaagtggtctccagacctcctcccccttcttcgtggccggcagctcccctttctggggctccggccaccgtactccctgcggaggtacgggcagcagaggcagctcctgctcctctgctccgggcggtggcggaggcagaggcagctccagctcctctgctcctggcggtggtggaggcagaggtagctccagctcctctgctcctggcggtggtggaggcagaggcagctccagctcctctgctcctggcggtggtggaggcagaggcagctccagctcctctgctcctggcagtggtggaaccagcaggtattcaccctctgctggtggaggtgggaggggcaagcagtcctcccactgcggtggaggtggaaccagcaggtattcaccctctgctggtggaggtgggaccagcaggtattcaccctctgctggtggaggtgggaggggcaagcagtcctcccactgcggtggaggtggaaccagcaggtattcaccctctgctggtggaggtggcggaggtagaggcgatggggctgatgctggccactcagagggaggctgtggcggtgctggctccctctgctgtggcggctgggcatgtgcgcgccgtgctgccttcagcagcatagctagaggctgctgggggacaccagcatcctgcccttctcccccccaaaaattttcagggggttgagcctgtaacccctccccttccggctcttggggctgaaccagcaggcattttccctctgctggtggcttgggtcccagggctgtggaagccccgacttgcctccctttgggctgtggacgcaccgactcctcccttttgggctgtggacgcaccgactcctcccttttgggctgtggacgcaccgactcctcccttttgggctgtggacgcaccgactcccccctcttgggctgtggacgttcgggctccccccactcaggcgtaggacgttcgggctcctcccactcaggcgtaggacgttcgggctcctcccactcaggcgtaggacgtacgggctcctcccactcaggcgtaggatgttcgggctccttccactcaggcgtaggacgttcaggctcctcccatttgggctgtggacgctcaggctcctcccgcttgggctgtggacgctcaggctcctcccgcttgggctgtggacgctcaggctcctcccgcttgggctgtggacgctcaggctcctcccgcttgggctgtggacgctcaggctcctccccataactgcggaagggacagtgggcgaacaggtgatcctggtcgcagaggaggcaccccggcgatggcttgttacatcgccgtggatgcctggcccttaggcggcactcctcctccctgtctttcacctctttatctgtctctgcctcccgcttgggctgtgaaggcaaaaccagcaggcattcaccctctgctggtggagatggggacagcaggtactcaccctctgctggtggagatggggacagcaggtactcctctgctggtggtcctgctacctgggctgctgttccgtttatggttgcctccaggtagctgaggacaaactccacaccttcctccaaggtgtttggggtgtgttcctcctgatatgcctcccatctctcactgtccatcatccacagggcccggacgactatgggcagagactgggcctccagcccagcattctctaggaaccagccccgcagtttgatgtcttctgccattgacttttttttttttttttttttaatccagacccctcctggtctgacgcttggaggcgcggctatcccacgatgacaccacgtgtcacaaagacggccagagtgggttgcgtcagaccagtcaggaattcaaacacagacagtggttgtgatgagctgagtgcaatggctgcactcagcgtttattaacaaataaaaggttttaaacggtacacaaaacacaggacacggcacttgtagccaaaataaaaagacagacaaaacggactaacactaaacaaacggtgcacggagagacaaacaaacacggtgagaacaaacactttacgtttacttttaatgattttaactctcctctctctctctctcacccgttctccactctcgaacacccaaaccccaagtgacagaaacgtgcatctatatatactgttgtgctgggattcaattactaattaattactcacttgaatcccagcacgtgaattcattacgtgaaaccctgtgttcacatattatattttaaatgcacgtgcgtgatgtgcaatcccgtgcctaaatacaaatatacaatttaaacacacgtgaaacacagacccgtttacatcccgtgtaccaatctatacaccaacattaacacacgcacgcaacatacatacacagaacacacaaatgcacacaggggcggggcactttgccacaatatgtatatgttttttgttttctttgttgcaAATACCATTGCACCAATTGTGTTAAAAGGAAGTGGATCTCAAAACAGAACACCGCTGCTACATTCTTGGACTGGAAGCCCAACAATATAATACAATGTTTCTACACACTGTTGATTTTGTATTCGGCATTGATCAAACAGATCAAATTTcctctgaaaaaaatatatctaatttGACACCTATGTACAATTCCTATACCCTTTTGATACATTATTGAGCTATTAATGTTTTGTATAGATCGTTTAACAAAGGATCACAAACTGAAAGCCTAACAATTTCATAACATCATTTTTCCATGCTCCATATCATTTACAGTTGGCTTAGGTTCCTTGGGATGCCACTTCTCCAAAGTTAGTCTCTCCAAAGATTCTTCTCCACAACGTAGACTGCATTTAACACTGTGCTTGTGAACAAGAAGAATATAAACACAGCAAGATAAAGCAGTCTATTAAAAGGATTCCATAGAAGCATCTCTGTGTGTGCACACTTTGGGTCATCTGAAATCGAGTCAACAGTAATATCAACAACATAAAAAATGTGGCAATATTCAAAATCAGGAAGAGCCTGATGTAGGAAGCTGAGATTGTGGGCTCAGTGCTTCTCACAATGGAATCCATCAGAACTTCTTTATATTTACGACTTTTTACAAACCCAACCTTTCTGCCTTTTGCACGGCGACGGTCACTGTAGTCCAGGAAATCTCTTGCATCTCCTTCACCTTCTTCTGGGTTTTCTTCATATACCACCTTCCTGCTTTGAGCAAAAATGTCAGGCAGGCTCTCCGAAAGTCTGTTTGTTAGACTTTCTTTTCTAGTGTTTTTGGCTTTGCCCTGCTCCTGGGAGAGAGTAAACATTTTCTCAATGACTTCTTCCGTTTTCTTCTTGTCTGAAAACTGCAGGAGCTGCTCTGCTGTTTTCCTGAAATTATCGGTGTTCAGAACACGGGCCAGGATCTGCTTTTCGAGCTGCTGGAAGACGGGTTTGACGTGTTGGAGATTGTCTTCAACCAGGCCCAAATAGTTGCTCACCTCCGGAGGCGGGGCATCCTTGACTCCTGCTGCCCTCTCAAAGACAATCTTTTGGCGGTCAGCGAGCACCATGGCAAAGAGTGGCTTGCTGGCCACTTCCCCTGTGAGAAGGTATACTGTGTATGTGTGATCATTTGCCACCAAATAAATGTCCACTCGTTGTGCATCCCCACGAATACTGAAACTCTGAACATCCACATCAGGCCCAAAAAAGATGTATGCCACCCTGGTTAGCGGGTTTCTCAGTGGCATAGTCACATTCACATAGTTAGATCCATTGTACGGGTAGCCACGTGGATAGTCCCTGTACCCCAGAACCCCTTTATCACTGTAGCCAGTGTCATCCATCCAGAACATTTTATACAACCCATCCTTATGTCTAATAAAGGCTCCATGGACCCCTTCTATTGCTGTCTCCTCAAAGGGCATATCAGTATTGTGAAAGTAAGAGCTCGCTGATTCAATGGGGCTGTCTTCTTCTAAGTGGATTTGATCCACCAGGAGCAACAGCTGAGGGTGCAGAAGAAGCAGGTTCCTCTGCACGCTCCTTATCTTCAGCGCAGGGTTGTAGGCACTCATTCCCTCGCCTCGAATAAATATCATTCCTTTCCTCTCCAGAGCTGCTAGCACCCTGCCCTGTGAGTCCCCAGCAAGTCCATGTTTATACTTGAGCCACTTGGAATTGCAGGCTTCAGTCACCTGGCCTTCCCATGGTGCAAAGCAGCTCTCGGAAACAGCAGGGAAAAACATCAAGGCGTTGTTGAGGAAAGTGTACTTCGGTCCATACAGGGCTTCAGTTATGAAAGGCACGCCGTTGGGTGCAAATGTAAAGGAGTTCTGGTCTGGGTGTTCGTGACCAGCATTGAAGTTCCTCCACCCTTTGATCCACTCTTTGTATTTGTTCTGGTGTACAATGTCAAATATAGCACGCCCCCCCAGCTTTCCTGATTTGAAGGACAAGAAGCTATTGTTGATTTGAGCTGGTAGTGAGCTTCCGTAAGTAACAACGCCCCAATCTTCAAAGAAGTGCAGTCTTGATCTTTCAAAATCTGGAGGGGGCATTGGAGCCAAAGAAGCATTATACCtacaaaggaaaagaaaacaaaattagtGAATGTAAGTCATGGATTTTCTGTCAAAAtgtgtgctttataatacttatTAAAACCTTGGTTTTCTTCACACTGTAACATCTGCAAAAGCTTGACTTCTTTTCTACAAACTCCTCAGAATTGTCTATTTGTTGTACAAATATGTTGTTTGTGCCACTAGGTGTTACACTTTTTCCAAGCTGAACATTTAATTAAGATTGGGAACAGCTTGGCATTGTTAAATACAGCTTTTTGGCATATGACATCTCTGAACATTAGCCATTTGTGAATCTAGTAATCATTCAAGTTCGTTGTTTTAAATTACAACAACATGCTGATACAGGACAGCTTAAAGTTACACAAGTatggcttttaaaatgtttattatgatGTATTTCAGAACACCAACAGCGTGCCTACAGTCCTGCTCTGAAGGAACCTTCAGAGCAGGGCCTTTAACCTGTATTTAGATTTAATATTTCACCAAGAGTTGAATGTATTCATCAAATCCACTTCTGATGTATGAGACAGAATGGCTTGACAATGAGATCATCTAACTCAATAAGATCTAGTAAATACCACTCTGATCCAGGGGTCCAGGAGAGTGGATGGGTGTGGACAGTatatccctgtggcaatgtgccccgcccctgtgtgcttattatgtgttgtatgttgcgtgcgtgcgtgtgtaaatgttggtgtatagattggtacacaggatataaacgggtctgtgtttcacgtgtatttaaaaagtgtagatttgtatttaggcacaaggagagcacaaatcacttcacgtgctggttaaatgtaatatgtgagcacggggttgcacagaattaattcacgtgctgggattcaagtgaataattaattagtaattgaatcccagcacaacagtatataaagatgcacattttcattcagtcggggttgggtgttcggtgagtggagaacgggagagagagaaggagaaaataaaacaaagtaagaacgtaaattagaagtgttttcactcacctggtttgttcgtctgtctgtttaagtgtagttcgttttgtctgtctatttattttggcgcaagtgccgtgtcctgtgtttttgtttcaaaccttttattttctgttctattattaaatgctgagcgaaagcattcgctcagcttcaccaaaccacaaatctctgtctgtttatttcctgtttctggtctgacgccacccactccggccgtctttgtgacaatccctCACTGCTCCAGGAGATCTTACCAGAGGAACTCAGTGTGAAGTGTGCACCAGCGCTGGCCCTTCCCTGCCAAACCGGGCCCTTCCACCACTCGATTCTGACGGATCATCTGCGCCAGCCAGTTCCCGCTTCCATTACGCATGATGTAATTATCCATGAATACCAGCTGACTCTCGGGACCGTAGAACCAGTTGTAGTTTGAGTCTGCAATGGCCACACTCCTTTGAAAGCCTGGTATGACAGAAGGGTTGTCAGTTAGACAAGTCATTTATTAATACAccaatgtgtttattattgtgaCAAAATGGTGATTGTGAATTCAGTCCTCATGAAAGTTGAGGGACTGTGGCACATGCTGCTGTCAGGTACAGACATTTATGTAAAAGACACTTTACTTGACAAGTCTCTGTCCGGTACAAAATTGGAGCTATCAGAATCATGATAAACTATGGCCCATATTCACAGTAAACATGTTAGTGTGGTTTACAGACAGGCAGGTTCCTATATATCCCCCCATTCAAATACTCAATAAAATTTAtctttcacaaaataaaactgaTGCTAAAGAAAATTctgtaaacacatttttataaaatgtcacGGGCAAACTAAGCGCTCTGATTGGTTGTTACTGATCACATGACCAAGATTTTTTGCACTACCGCATGGGTGGGAACATTCTTGAAATTTAAAATAACTGCACAAACATCAAAGCATGTTTGGGTCAACAGCTTTTAAagttaagaaagtttacaaacgaaaggaggccattcagcccatcttgctcgtttggttgctagtatcttattgatcccagaatctcatcaagcagcttcttgaagggtcacAGGGtgttagctattattattattattatttgtttatttagcagacgcctttatccaaggagacttacagagactcacaAAACCAGAgactggttccagaccctcacaattctctgtgtaaaaaaatgcctttatctaatctccatttgtgacccctggtccttgtttcttttttcaggtcgaaaaagccccttgggtcgacattgtcaataccttttagaatttctaatgcttgaatcagatcgccgcatagtcttctttgttcaagactgaatatagtcaattctttaagcctgtctggatatgacatgccttttaaacctggaataattctggtcgctcttctttgcactctttctagagcagaaatatcctttttgtagcgatattctagatgaggtcttactaatgcattgtaaagtttaatcattacttcccttgatttaaattcaacacttcactatatatccgagcatcttgttggccttttttatagcttccctacattgtctagatgaagacatttctgagtcaacataaactcctaggtctttttcatagattccttcttcaatttcagtatttcccgtATGATATTTAtactgcacatttgtattgcctgcgtgcagtaccttacacttttctctattaaatgcatttgctatgtgtctgcccagttctgaatgttctctagatcattttgaatgacctttgctgctgcaacagtgtttgccactcctcctatttttgtgtcgtctgcaaatttaacaagtttccttactataccaaaatgtcattaatgtagattaggaataggagaggacctaatactgatccctgtggtactccactggttacctcactccattttgaggtttctcctctaatcagtactttctgttttctacatgttaaccactccctaatccaaaGTGAATTTTGCCACCATTACAGGTGATTATGAACAAAACAGGCCACTTAGATACTGAACTTTTTCCATAATTATATATTAGTCTATCATTGTCACACAGTAAACAGTAtcatatgcatttaaaatgttaatacatttcctagggtgttttattttatttttttaaatctccaaaTCTCAATCTGGTCGGCCTAAAACCAGGGTAGAGTGTGGCTGCATTGGACCGTAGCAAGAAAGAAATCGCAcatgaaaaaactaaacaaaaaaataaccagGTTCAGATTTTAAAGTCAGTTTAAAAGTATTCAAGTAAACAACAGTACAACCATCGCAGGCGTCAGTGTGTACTAAAATGCAGTGAAcagttgtgtttgtgttggcTATGAGTGACACCCAGCAAACAAGCCTGCCTGCCACACTGAGTTCAGCTGAGCATGCTTGGAGTTTAAAATGTAAAGGCCCCTTTCAAAAATTTAGCATATTCCATTCCCCAAAGAGGGGAGTGATAACAAGTAAACAAAGGTAGCGTGCCCTGATGAAGAATTTCTGACAAGCAAAAAAGATGTCTTGACTACACTGTTCATGCTGCGTGTTCAGTGCCAGGCTGCACCAACATTTGGTTACAAAAAtccttgtattgtatttgtgtacCAGTTTAACAAGTGCTATTGTGAGTCTGACATATTCTTTGAGATACTGCATGTGTAAAACGTAAGTGAAATTCCTATAGTAGGAAGTGAAGGTGTCCACCTTGCGGGCACATTCATTTACACTAAGGTTAATTTTTTGTTgatctaccttttttttttattaaacttaagAGAAAGCGATTAACTGTAGTCAAGTTAAATAGTTTTTACTTCGTAGCTGTAATGAGTCTTTGATGATAATGATGCACATAAAAAGCCTAAGCTAAAGCCTAAGCTTTATATTTACATTCGACTTGTGGCTAAAGCCCAAACAAGCCGAACCCAgaatactgcatttaaaaacagcagaagACACACACTTGAGAAGACTAATTTGGGAATGAGAACCGATTATTTATTAATTGCTTGTCATTCCTAAAATA encodes:
- the LOC117403302 gene encoding dermatan-sulfate epimerase-like isoform X2, which produces MYDKSYSQGWGFQYLHNHQPTNCVALLTGSLVLMNQGYLQEAYLWTKQVFAIMEKSLVLLQDITDGSLYEGVAYGTYTTRSLFQYMFLVQRHFNISHFDHPWIKQHFAFMYRSILPGFQRSVAIADSNYNWFYGPESQLVFMDNYIMRNGSGNWLAQMIRQNRVVEGPGLAGKGQRWCTLHTEFLWYNASLAPMPPPDFERSRLHFFEDWGVVTYGSSLPAQINNSFLSFKSGKLGGRAIFDIVHQNKYKEWIKGWRNFNAGHEHPDQNSFTFAPNGVPFITEALYGPKYTFLNNALMFFPAVSESCFAPWEGQVTEACNSKWLKYKHGLAGDSQGRVLAALERKGMIFIRGEGMSAYNPALKIRSVQRNLLLLHPQLLLLVDQIHLEEDSPIESASSYFHNTDMPFEETAIEGVHGAFIRHKDGLYKMFWMDDTGYSDKGVLGYRDYPRGYPYNGSNYVNVTMPLRNPLTRVAYIFFGPDVDVQSFSIRGDAQRVDIYLVANDHTYTVYLLTGEVASKPLFAMVLADRQKIVFERAAGVKDAPPPEVSNYLGLVEDNLQHVKPVFQQLEKQILARVLNTDNFRKTAEQLLQFSDKKKTEEVIEKMFTLSQEQGKAKNTRKESLTNRLSESLPDIFAQSRKVVYEENPEEGEGDARDFLDYSDRRRAKGRKVGFVKSRKYKEVLMDSIVRSTEPTISASYIRLFLILNIATFFMLLILLLTRFQMTQSVHTQRCFYGILLIDCFILLCLYSSCSQAQC
- the LOC117403302 gene encoding dermatan-sulfate epimerase-like isoform X1 produces the protein MRTYTRGAPTVFFTHLICSLLALRVDENHGAGIPFQNGNYDGHPMLYFSKGEVGDLQLKAQGTHRHIASKIQEAGQTMLASPKQYLPPWEPADFSARWNEIYGNNLGVLSMFCVLYPETTGALDLAKDYMERMAAQPSWLVKDAPWDEVPLAHSLVGFSTAYDFLYNYLSKSQQERFLEVIANASRYMYDKSYSQGWGFQYLHNHQPTNCVALLTGSLVLMNQGYLQEAYLWTKQVFAIMEKSLVLLQDITDGSLYEGVAYGTYTTRSLFQYMFLVQRHFNISHFDHPWIKQHFAFMYRSILPGFQRSVAIADSNYNWFYGPESQLVFMDNYIMRNGSGNWLAQMIRQNRVVEGPGLAGKGQRWCTLHTEFLWYNASLAPMPPPDFERSRLHFFEDWGVVTYGSSLPAQINNSFLSFKSGKLGGRAIFDIVHQNKYKEWIKGWRNFNAGHEHPDQNSFTFAPNGVPFITEALYGPKYTFLNNALMFFPAVSESCFAPWEGQVTEACNSKWLKYKHGLAGDSQGRVLAALERKGMIFIRGEGMSAYNPALKIRSVQRNLLLLHPQLLLLVDQIHLEEDSPIESASSYFHNTDMPFEETAIEGVHGAFIRHKDGLYKMFWMDDTGYSDKGVLGYRDYPRGYPYNGSNYVNVTMPLRNPLTRVAYIFFGPDVDVQSFSIRGDAQRVDIYLVANDHTYTVYLLTGEVASKPLFAMVLADRQKIVFERAAGVKDAPPPEVSNYLGLVEDNLQHVKPVFQQLEKQILARVLNTDNFRKTAEQLLQFSDKKKTEEVIEKMFTLSQEQGKAKNTRKESLTNRLSESLPDIFAQSRKVVYEENPEEGEGDARDFLDYSDRRRAKGRKVGFVKSRKYKEVLMDSIVRSTEPTISASYIRLFLILNIATFFMLLILLLTRFQMTQSVHTQRCFYGILLIDCFILLCLYSSCSQAQC